One window of the Camarhynchus parvulus chromosome 2, STF_HiC, whole genome shotgun sequence genome contains the following:
- the CHCHD7 gene encoding coiled-coil-helix-coiled-coil-helix domain-containing protein 7 has product MSRHAKKLRDHDINPCLAETDATTKCMNDNNYNKDMCTDYFLKYKNCRKFWHGIMMQRKRNGVKPEMPSAEERKTILESMGKPY; this is encoded by the exons ATGTCCAGGCATGCAAAAAAGCTTAGAGATCACGATATAAATCCATGTCTAGCG GAAACAGATGCCACTACAAAATGTATGAATGACAACAACTATAACAAGGATATGTGTACTGATTACTTTTTGAAGtacaaaaactgcagaaaattctGG CATGGAATTATGatgcaaaggaagagaaatggtGTGAAACCAGAGATGCCctcagcagaagaaagaaagacaatCTTGGAATCAATGGGGAAGCCCTACTGA